Proteins from one Peromyscus eremicus unplaced genomic scaffold, PerEre_H2_v1 PerEre#2#chr22_unloc_1, whole genome shotgun sequence genomic window:
- the Smim24 gene encoding small integral membrane protein 24, which yields MDTLGRLFLLAALLLAPAEAQQASERRLKPWLVGLAAVVGFLFIVFVLMLANRVWCSKPRPDDEEVPGRMEPSENEYTEISKINKKKQKKQVDRKGGHSNEALELEEKEFSDGERDKKTAL from the exons ATGGACACCCTGGGCAGGCTGTTCCTCCTGGCCGCACTGCTCCTGGCACCTGCCGAGGCCCAGCAGG CCTCAGAGCGCCGGCTGAAGCCCTGGCTGGTGGGCCTCGCCGCGGTAGTGGGCTTCCTGTTCATAGTCTTCGTCCTCATGCTGGCCAACCGTGTCTGGTGCTCCAAACCCAG ACCGGATGATGAAGAGGTCCCAGGCAGAATGGAGCCCAGTGAGAACGAGTACACGGAGATAAG TAAAATAaacaagaagaagcagaaaaagcagGTGGACAGGAAGGGTGGTCACAGCAACGAGGCCTTGGAACTGGAGGAGAAGGAGTTCTCAGACGGCGAGAGAGACAAGAAAACAGCCTTGTGA